GAATTGATGACGACGTTTTGCGCAATTGGAATATCCACATCCGCATCGACATAGGCATGGCTGATCCCGTAGTCGTAGCAGAGAATCGGCATCTTGGCCTGCTCATGCATGGCTTTCCGAAGGCCGGGACCGCCACGGGGCACAATCGCATCCACGCTCTTCCCGGCACGCATGATTTCCAGCGCCACTTCCTTCTCAGGCCGATCGACCAATAACCAGGCGCCGGCGGGAATACCCGCGCGCTCCGCCTCTTCACGCATGCGCGATTCAATGGCCTGATGCGTCCGGTTCCATTCGAACGCCGGACGAAAGACACACACGTTCCCGGACTTGAGGCAGAGGGCCAAGGACTCCACGGTAATCAACGGCTTCATTTCTGAAATCACGCCGACCACCCCGAGGGGCACGCGGACTCGGCTGACTTGCAACCCATCAGGCCGCTCCCATCGCTTGGTCACCGCGCCGACCGGATCCGGCAAATCAGCGATGAGACGAAGGCGTTCGGCCAGCTCCTTCACATCATCCGGCATCATCCGCACGCGCGTGACCGCTTCCTTCACCCGCTCTCCCCGCAACCCTTCTCCAAGCAGCGTCTTCCCCACGGCATCGACATCCAACACGTTCGCCGCGAAAATCTGCTCCTCATCCGCTTGCAACCGATCCGCCATAGCCCGCAGCGCGCGATCCTTCACGGGGCCCGAAAGCAACGCCAATGGACGCTGCACATCGCGGCATGATTTCAACAACTTATCGATGTACATCTTAACGGGAACTTCCGGCATGTGACCCCCCGTGAGAAATGAACCGTCGCGCAAGCGTGCGACTATAACATGCGATTTTTTAGGGAGTAAAGACGACCGTCTACCGCAGAGTCGGCACTCCGCGCTGCAACGCAGATTCCTGTCGACCCAGTCTCCACCCGATCCAGCCCCAGAGCAGCATCATCGGTACAAGCACTCCGGCCATGATACCGGTTGTCGCCCCCAAGGCCTTGCCCCCGGACACCAGCCAACCGGTTGAGGCATCGCCGCCGCGCGATACGGCGGTATCGATGAAATTCTTGGCCTTGTACTTATCCTCTCGGTTCAACACCGTAAACAGCACCTCACGCGCCGGCTTGGCAATGGCGTATTCTCCCACCCGCCGCGCAACCGTGAGCGACAGAAAGACCGGCAGTACGGGATTGACCACAATGGCAGCAAAGCCAACGGCCGTGACGACCGGAAGCACAAGCAGGGCGGCCCCCAACCCAAACCGGAGTACCAACCGATTGGTGACCAAGACCTGCGTCACGAAGGTCAGGACATTCACGATCAGGTCCATCCCGGCAAACAGACGAGTCCTGGCTTCAGGCGTCGGAATCTCACGCCCCACCAAAGCAGTCTGCTCCATATAGAGGACCGTCGCCGACATCGTGAGAAGAAAGAGATACGCACAGATGCCCAGGAGATAGGGAGAAGCCGCGACCGCACGAATCCCCGCCCACATACTGCCGCCCAGCGGCATGTCGCCCTCGATCTTCCCCCGAGTTGTGTGGGCTGCTGCCCACCGGTCCAGTCGAGCGATACAGACCCCGCAGAGCGCCAGCCAGCCCGCCGAGACCAGCATCAAGACAGGAATAGGCCACAGGTAGGTGATCCCCGTCGTCGCCAAGGGGCCTGCGATCGCACCCAAACTCCCACCCGCGGCAATCACACCGAATAGCCGCACGCCCTGCGCAGGAGAAAACACGTCGGCCATGAAACTCCAAAACACGGAGACCACAAACAGGTTGAACACCGAGAGCCAGATAAAGAACGCCCGGGCAACCCATTCCAGATGCCACTGCGCCGTCATGGCCGCAAAAAACAGCAGTAGATGACTGATGAAAAAGACATAGACCGATAGCATCAGTCGCGCACGCGGGAGTCGCGCCGACAGCCACCCAAACAGAGGCGTGGCGATGAGGAGCGTGAGAAACGTCCCAGTCATCATCCAAGGCAAATGTTGCACACCGCCTTCAATGGCCATTTCATCGCGCACCGGCCTCAGCATGTAGTAGCCGCAGAGCAGGCAGAAAAAATAGACGAACGACCAGAGCAGCGGCACTCGCTCCTCCGACGCGACCTTCACCCATTTCCAGATCCATCCCTGTGTCACAACATCCTTCCGATTTGGTGCGCAGACAGTGCCCCACCCCTCCACTCTCCCGCAAGAGAAAAAATTTGCTAGAATGGGCGCCATCATCTTCCATAGGAGGCTTCATGATCGATCTCCGCAGCGACACCGTGACTCAACCCACCGATGCTATGCGCAAAGCCATGGCGCGCGCCGAAGTGGGAGACGATGTCTATGGAGAAGACCCGACCGTCAATCGACTACAGGAGATGGCCGCCGCTTTACTCGGCAAACGCGCCGCATTGTTCGTGCCTTCCGGCACCATGGGCAACCAGTTAGCGATCCGTGCGCACACTCAACCGGGGCAGGAAGTCATCGTCGAGAGCAAGGCCCACATCGTGCGCTATGAACAGGGCGCCGCCGGCGCCCTCGCGGGAGTCCAACTGCACTGGGTCGTCGGCGATCGCGGGATCATGACGGCTGAACAGGTCGAAGCGGCCATCAGACCCAAAGACCCGTACAGCATCCCGACCGGACTGATCTGCATCGAGAATACGCACAACAGCGGCGGCGGCACCATCTATTCGCTGTCCACCATTGAGAAAATTCGCGCCATCGCCTCGAAACACAAAATTCCGATGCACCTCGACGGCGCCCGGCTGTTCAATGCCGTCGCCGCCACCACCTTGCCGGCCTCCACCTATGCGCAGCATTTCGAAACAGTGTCCTTCTGCCTCTCCAAAGGGCTCGGTGCGCCGGCCGGTTCTCTGTTGGTCTCCAGCGACACCCAACTGATCGAACGCGCGCGCCGCTTCCGCCGCATGTACGGCGGGGCCATGCGCCAATCCGGCATCCTCGCGGCCGCCGGCATCTATGCCCTCGAACACCACGTCGCCCGTCTTAAAACCGATCACGACCATGCCAAGAAACTGGCGCGGGCGCTGCAACAGATCCCGGCCGTGCGCATCGCGCCGCAACATGTCGAAACCAATATTGTGATCTTCGATGTCCCTGATCCTCGCCTGACTCCGGCTGACCTCGTGAGCCAACTCAAAGACCACGGCGTGCTCATCCACGCAATCGGAGGCCGCAGCTTCCGCGCCGTCACTCATTTGAATATCTCGGCAAAACAGATCGATGAAGCCACTGAGGCCTTTGCCCGAGTCCTCAACTGACCTCCATGTCCGTTGACACCTCCTTTCAACGACACATACAATGCGCCCCATTGATCAACAGGAGCCACAATGACCCTCCAGGTAGTGTCGTTCCAACAGATCAGCCGCATTCTCGATGTCACCGACGCGCTCGGGCTCAACCGGGAATGGGTCGAGATCCCGCTCTCCCCGGAGGTCCCGGGACTCGTGCGCCGGCTACAAAACGGAAAACTGGAAATCATCGTCGACGCCGAGCAGCCCTTTGAACAATGGCTTAGCGCCTTGCCGCAACACATCCAACAGGTCCCTGGAGCATAATGGACAGTCCCCTCGCTACCCCGGTCCCGACCAGGGAAGAACTGAATGCCGAGCTTCTTGACGTCCCAGAACCGCCCGAGCAACCACCAATTCCCGAACCGCCGGGATTCGACGACAGCGTCGAGATGGCCCTCAAACATATCCGAGGCCGCCGGGGAGGCGACCTGGTCGGGATTCTCATGGTGGGATCCGGTGCGCGACGCGCCCTCACTCCCCATAGCGACATCGACCTCATTGCCCTCGTCAAAGGCGACCGTGAAGGCCACGAAATTTTGCGGGCCGGCGAGCGGCTCGTGGATATTCGTTACTTCGGCCACAAGCTGATCGAAGACGAACTGGCCTACTCCACTCGCCTGCCGTCGTTGCTGCGGAAGGCCCGATTGCTCTTCGATCATGACGGAATCAGCGCCAAGGTGATTGAAAAGGCCAACCAGCGATTCCGACAAGGCCCGACTCCGGCCTCGATGAACGAACAGATTCGATTGAAAGCCGAGTGCCTCCACTTATTAGGCAAAGCGCAAGATGTGAGTGAGAAGCCGGCCTTGGCCCACTATCTCCTGACGCTCTTCTTCGAAGAAGCCACCATGGCATTTTTCCGGATCCGAGGCTTCTGGCTGACCGCTCCGGTCGACATCCACCGCTTCATGTCCTCCCGCGAACCAGCGTTGGCGGAACTGGCGGCCAGATTTCTCCTCACCGCGAATTTTGCGGACCGACTCAACTTTGGACGGCAATTTGCCGATCTACTCTTTAAGGATGTTCCAAATCCGGCACGAATCGATTAGGCTTCTCGCATCATCGAAGCAGGATTCTCAGCGGTTGGACAACATCACACGGTCACCCAACAGGGGAACGATTCCCTCTCGTTCCCGTTATTCATCGATTCACCGTTTACCTCCGTTTTCAGGACGGATGCCAAGGAGTCGTTATGGAACTGGGATTTATCGGACTCGGTAAAATGGGCATGAACATGGTCACCCGGTTGCGGCGGGACAACCACCGCGTGGTCGCCTTCGATCGCTCGGCAGACCTGGTCAAGCAGGCCGAGGGACAAGGCTGCGTTGCAGCATCATCCCTTGCCGACATGATCGGCAAACTGGCTGCTCCTCGCACCGTCTGGGTCATGGTACCCTCCGGCGCACCGACCGAAGAAACCGTGCAAGCCGTGGCCGCGCTGCTGCAGCCGGGTGACACGATTGTCGACGGCGGCAATACCCGTTTTCACGATGACGTTCGCCGGGCCGCCGATCTCAAGAAGAAGCAACTCCACTACATTGACGCCGGCACCAGCGGCGGGATTTGGGGGCTCAAAGTCGGCTACTGCCTCATGATCGGCGGAGAAGATGCTCCGGTCAAACGGCTTACGCCGATTTTCACGACGCTCGCACCGGAAAACGGCTGGGCCCATGTGGGCGGACACGGCGCCGGGCACTATGTAAAAATGGTGCATAACGGCATCGAGTACAGCATGATGCAGGGCTACGCCGAAGGGTTCGAATTGATGTCTAAGAGTGAGTACAATCTGGATCTTGGCCGCGTAGCCGACCTCTGGATGCACGGCAGCGTGGTCCGTTCATGGCTGCTGGAACTGGCGGTGGATGCTTTGAAGGACGACCCCAAGCTCGACAAGCTCAAAGGTTTCGTGCAGGATTCCGGCGAAGGCCGCTGGATGATCGCGGATGCCATTGAAAAAGATGTGCCGGTTCCTACGCTCACCACGGCCCTCTTCACGCGCTTCCGATCCAGACAGGACCAGTCCTTCGCGGAGAAAATGCTCGCCGCACTCCGCAACGCGTTCGGCGGGCATGCCGTCCGCCGATAACCATGCGCTTTACCGGAACGAACACACCATGGCCTTATCGAATGACCGCATAGAAATCAGCCCGGCGCAGGAAGCCTCGGTTCCGGTTGAGCCGACGACGTTGGTGATCTTCGGCGGATCGGGCGACCTCGCCAAGCGCCGGTTGATCCCGGCACTCTACAACCTGCTGCTGGACGGATTGATGCCGTCAAACTACGTCGTGTTGGGTCTCGGACGGAGACCGATGAGCGACGAAGAATTCCGCGCGACCTTGCGGGACGGTGTAGTGAAACATTCCCGCCAAGCGTTGATCGACGAAACGTGGAATGCCTTTGCCAATCATCTCTTCTACATGGCCGGAGAGAATGACGATCCGACTACCTACGTGCGGCTGAAAGCCCGCGCCGAGGAACTCGAGCGCACATTTCAGTTGCCGGGCAACCGCATTTTCTATCTCAGCATCCCTCCCAGCTCCTTCACGCCGGTATGCGAAGGACTCTCCAGTTCCGGCGTGGCAATCAAAGACAACGGGCACGCGCCCTATGCCAGGATCATTGTGGAGAAACCGGTTGGGCGAGATTTGACATCGGCCCAGGCGATCAACACCGTCACCGGACGCGTGTTCGACGAGTCGCAGATCTTCCGGATCGATCATTACCTGGGCAAAGAAACCGTCCAAAATCTGATGGTCGTGCGGTTTGCCAACAGCATTTTCGAGCCCATCTGGAACCACAAGTACATCGACCATGTACAGATTACGGTCAGTGAAGCGGAAGGGGTCGGCAGCCGATCGTCCTACTATGAAGAGGCCGGCGCATTGCGCGACATGGTCCAGAATCACATGCTCCAGCTGCTCTGCCTGGTGGCGATGGAGCCGCCTTACTCGCTCGACCCGGATGTCGTCCGCAACGCCAAGATGGAAGTGCTCCGCTGCTTGCGCCCGATCATCGGCAAGGATGTCGAAAAATTTACGGTGCGCGCGCAATACACCGAAGGGACCGCCCACGGCGAACCCATGCCGGGCTATCGACGAGAAAAAGGCGTGGACCCCACGTCCACCACGGAGACCTATGTCGCCGTGAAATGCTTCGTCGAAAACTGGCGCTGGTCCGGCGTGCCGTTTTATCTGCGCACCGGGAAAGCGCTGCCGCTCCGCGCGAGTGAAATCGCGGTGCAGTTCAAGGACATTCCGCAAATTCTCTTCAATGCCAACGGCCAATCACCACAAGCCCCGAACGTGCTGACGCTCCGCATCCAGCCGGAAGAAGGCTTGTCGCTCAGAATTGTCTCGCGAGTGCCGGGTACCAGGGCACAAACCCACCCAGTCGAAATGAATTTCAAATATGGAGAAGTGTTCGGCAGGCCGTCGCCGGAAGCCTACGAGCGCTTGCTCTTGGACGTGATGGTAGGCGATGCGTCACGCTTCATGCGCCGCGATGCGGTCGAAGCCTCCTGGGCCTGGATCACCCAGATCCTCGAAGGCTGGCAGCAGTCCGGTCAACGGTGGCTTCCTGAATATCAAGCCGGCACATGGGGTCCGGTCGAAGCCGACCGCCTCATTCAAAACGACGGCCGGTCCTGGCGGACGTTGTAGCCCCTTCTCAACCAAGCTGAAGCTGTCTCAGGATTTCTTCCTTCCTCCCCAGCCCGCCGATGAATCGCTCGAAGGAACCGTCCCGGTACAGCGCCAAGGCCGGGAGCGAGAAGATCTCCAACTCAGCCGGAATCTGGAAATTCTCATCGACATTCATAGTCAGGACGAGGACCTCCGCTCCGAGTTCCCCCTGCACCTGCTCCAGTTCGTGCATCAGACTTTTGCAATGGCCGCATCCCGGCTTCCAAAACTCGATGAGCACCGGAACCGTGGCGCGTTCGACAATCCTGTCGAAATCCACGTCGGTCACCGGTTGGAGGCGTGATGACATCGGAGCTACGATGACTTCGACAAGACAGGTTGGAGAACTTGCCGATAGACCAGATCGGCAAAGAGGCGATAGCCCGCTGTGGTGAGGTGCAATCCGTCGTTGGAATACTCACGGGCCAACAAGTTGGTCTCGGGTTCAGCGGTGGCTGCAAAGAGATCGACGGCGGTGAGATGTTTCGTTCGAGCATAGTCGAGAATCAGACCGTTCAGCTCAAACCGCCGCGCTAGATGCTCAGCCACCCACGCCATCCCTTCCCGGCTGTTGCCTGCATCCTCGACTCGTAAAGACGGCACCGTCACAGGCACCGGCACGACTCCGGCAGCCAGCGTCTGCTCGTACATCTTCACCAGATTACGCATGATTTCATGCGTCGGCCCGTTCCACCCTAGATCATTGGTGCCTCCCAGGATCACGACAAAGCGGGGTTCATGCGCGAGGACATCCTTTCGGAATCGCAGGACCATTTCCCCGGTGAGCTCCCCGCAGATACCGCTGATGGAAACCCGGCCGGCCGATCCGACGCTCTCTTGAAGTGATTCGCCATAGGGGGTGGAACTCCCTTGAGGATTCTCTCTGGTCGGCGACTGAAACCCAGCGGTCAGGCTGTCGCCGAAACAGACGATGTGAACAGGCGATCGTGAATGCATGATGCCGCGATTGTACCGACCGTCTGGGGAGCTGACAAGCCCGATGCTCACATCAGCCTTCGTGAGTTCAGCTAGTCAAGAATACTCATTCCCTTGACGAATTTTCGACCTCCCGATAGGTGTATCACTATGTCTGATCTCAAGACCGCACAAGAGATGATGGCAGCGGCGGTAGCGGCGAAGGGAACTGAAGATCCTGAAATCGCCTCAGTCAAGCGCGTCCTGAAGCTTCTCGATAAGACTGCCAAATCCAATCGCACCTATGGGGCCACCAATCCGGTGGCGATGAAATTCTCCCAACAGCTCTTTGAGGAACTTTCCAGCCACCTCAGCACCTACGCCAAACTCACGTTTCTCGTCACCCGCGCCGAGCTGCTCTGTAAAGACGAAGTCGTTTATCAGGCCGAGAAAGAGGGAGGCAGTGAAAACCTCGCGTTCAAGCTCTACGCCGACGGCATTCGCGAACTCGTGCTGCATCAAGATTTGACTCAGGAAGATCTGTCATTTTTCCTCGAGGCCCTCTGGGCAAGCCAGGACCAGGAGAACGACGACGACATCGTGACTCGCCTCTGGCAAAAAAACATGCCGGCGCTGACGCTGGTTACGGCAGAAGAAATTGCCAAAGCATCCGGAGGATCGGACGCCTTCCTCAAGCTAAACCCTCTTACAACGTCAGATTCAACCCTCCGGGAACTGCTCGATCAAGAACGCAAGAAGCACCACGCACAATCTGAGAGCAGTGACACCCAGACCGCGGCCCAGCAAAAAGCGCGATTCCAGTCCGGCTTGGTCGGCTATGAGGTCACGGAGGAAGAGCTGGTGGCGCTCGCCAAAGAAATCGAGATGGAGAGCCAGCAGGACAGTACGACCTACATTCTCGATGTCCTCACCGCGATTCTGGCATCGGAGCAATCGCCGGCCCTGCTGACAAAACTCTTCTCCCTCTGGAGCCACGTCATTACGGCGCTGTTTCACGCGGGGAAATGGGCCGTGCTTGAATCCGTCCTCAGCATCCTCCACGAAACAGAGGCCGTTCGTCCGGATATTGCCGAAGATCATAAGCAGCAGCTGGCCACCCTCCTGACCGGCCTCGGCAAACCGGAACACATCAAAGCTATCGAGGCATATCTGAACCGGACTCCGAACCCCGACACCGAAGGCCTCTCTACCGTACTCCTCTTGATGGGACCGGATGCCGTCTCTCTCCTCTGCTCACTGATGGCGAATCTCGAACACCCGACCCACCAGGCGATTGTGGCGGAAACGCTCCACACCTTAGCCCAAGACCATCCCGAGCCGTTGATTCGCGGCCTCACCGACCGACGACCGGTGTATGTCAGAAACCTGCTCGCCATCGTCGCCAAGTGGAATAATCCGGTCTTCGCCGAAGCGGTTGAAAAGCTCGTGCGCTATCCGGATGCGCAGGTCCGCAAGGAAGCGATTCGAGTATTCGGGCTCCTCACGCCCACCGGCAATGGCGCTCGGCTCATTCTCTGCCTGTCCGATACCGAAGACTCCGTCCGTATCGCCGCATTGAAGCTGTTGGCTACCGGACGCTATACCGCTCCGTTTCCGCAGTGGACCCCGATGCTCTCCGGCGACACATTTCTGGAACGCTCGTTGAGCGAAAAACGCGGACTGTATCAAGCGATCCGCGCCACCTGCGGAGATGCCGCCATTCCCTACTGGGAAAGTCTCTTCATGGAATGGGCCTGGACCAACAGAAAGAAAAAAGAAGAATGCGCCGTCCTGGCGGCAGAAGCCCTGGGAAAACTGGCGACCCCTGCCGCGATCGCGACGTTAGAGCTCGGCAAGAACAAGGGAAGCGCCGCGGTCCGCCAGGCCTGCACCATGGCGCTCACACAACTGCAGAAGCAGTCCAAGACCAGCACGCCTCCACCCGCGCTACATGAGGACGCCCGTGAGTGATTTCAAGCTCGCTCAGCCCACCGCTAAAGACGACCAGACGCAGCCGCTGCTGACTCACGAGAAATCCCTGTCGCAAAAAATCGGCCACGGCTCCGAGGCCGGCGACATTCTCGATCAGCAACTCGTGATGCTGGGCTTCCAGCTGATTACTCAACTCAACACGCTCATCAAAACCTCAAAGATTCACGGCCGAGCTAACGCCGCGCTGGATAAGCCGGTTGAGACCATGCTGACGCTGATTCAGACGCTGGCCCACGATCAGCCCGTCACCTTACGGTTGCAAAACGATTTCCTGTTCCTCGGCGAAAGTCATCTGAAGGTCAACGCCCAACAGATGGCGGTCATCGGCAGCATCATCGACTCACTGAACAAGTGGA
The DNA window shown above is from Nitrospira lenta and carries:
- the zwf gene encoding glucose-6-phosphate dehydrogenase, translating into MALSNDRIEISPAQEASVPVEPTTLVIFGGSGDLAKRRLIPALYNLLLDGLMPSNYVVLGLGRRPMSDEEFRATLRDGVVKHSRQALIDETWNAFANHLFYMAGENDDPTTYVRLKARAEELERTFQLPGNRIFYLSIPPSSFTPVCEGLSSSGVAIKDNGHAPYARIIVEKPVGRDLTSAQAINTVTGRVFDESQIFRIDHYLGKETVQNLMVVRFANSIFEPIWNHKYIDHVQITVSEAEGVGSRSSYYEEAGALRDMVQNHMLQLLCLVAMEPPYSLDPDVVRNAKMEVLRCLRPIIGKDVEKFTVRAQYTEGTAHGEPMPGYRREKGVDPTSTTETYVAVKCFVENWRWSGVPFYLRTGKALPLRASEIAVQFKDIPQILFNANGQSPQAPNVLTLRIQPEEGLSLRIVSRVPGTRAQTHPVEMNFKYGEVFGRPSPEAYERLLLDVMVGDASRFMRRDAVEASWAWITQILEGWQQSGQRWLPEYQAGTWGPVEADRLIQNDGRSWRTL
- a CDS encoding glutamate-5-semialdehyde dehydrogenase; the protein is MPEVPVKMYIDKLLKSCRDVQRPLALLSGPVKDRALRAMADRLQADEEQIFAANVLDVDAVGKTLLGEGLRGERVKEAVTRVRMMPDDVKELAERLRLIADLPDPVGAVTKRWERPDGLQVSRVRVPLGVVGVISEMKPLITVESLALCLKSGNVCVFRPAFEWNRTHQAIESRMREEAERAGIPAGAWLLVDRPEKEVALEIMRAGKSVDAIVPRGGPGLRKAMHEQAKMPILCYDYGISHAYVDADVDIPIAQNVVINSKIQHATSTNSIDTLLVQQGMARPFLAALIRRLLEEYKIQVIGCPKTVALMGQMAMTGHEAVTPATDEDWDRQFQSPVLAIKMVAGLDEALAHIAAHGPCLTAVIATSDYNSAMRFSREVDATAVMVNASTRLNSGDGYGMGPDIGLNLSRVQAKGPIGLEQLTNEKYVAFGGGQLRHPHPVPDTYEDAIMLKRA
- the gnd gene encoding phosphogluconate dehydrogenase (NAD(+)-dependent, decarboxylating) encodes the protein MELGFIGLGKMGMNMVTRLRRDNHRVVAFDRSADLVKQAEGQGCVAASSLADMIGKLAAPRTVWVMVPSGAPTEETVQAVAALLQPGDTIVDGGNTRFHDDVRRAADLKKKQLHYIDAGTSGGIWGLKVGYCLMIGGEDAPVKRLTPIFTTLAPENGWAHVGGHGAGHYVKMVHNGIEYSMMQGYAEGFELMSKSEYNLDLGRVADLWMHGSVVRSWLLELAVDALKDDPKLDKLKGFVQDSGEGRWMIADAIEKDVPVPTLTTALFTRFRSRQDQSFAEKMLAALRNAFGGHAVRR
- a CDS encoding thioredoxin family protein; the encoded protein is MSSRLQPVTDVDFDRIVERATVPVLIEFWKPGCGHCKSLMHELEQVQGELGAEVLVLTMNVDENFQIPAELEIFSLPALALYRDGSFERFIGGLGRKEEILRQLQLG
- a CDS encoding NTP/NDP exchange transporter yields the protein MTQGWIWKWVKVASEERVPLLWSFVYFFCLLCGYYMLRPVRDEMAIEGGVQHLPWMMTGTFLTLLIATPLFGWLSARLPRARLMLSVYVFFISHLLLFFAAMTAQWHLEWVARAFFIWLSVFNLFVVSVFWSFMADVFSPAQGVRLFGVIAAGGSLGAIAGPLATTGITYLWPIPVLMLVSAGWLALCGVCIARLDRWAAAHTTRGKIEGDMPLGGSMWAGIRAVAASPYLLGICAYLFLLTMSATVLYMEQTALVGREIPTPEARTRLFAGMDLIVNVLTFVTQVLVTNRLVLRFGLGAALLVLPVVTAVGFAAIVVNPVLPVFLSLTVARRVGEYAIAKPAREVLFTVLNREDKYKAKNFIDTAVSRGGDASTGWLVSGGKALGATTGIMAGVLVPMMLLWGWIGWRLGRQESALQRGVPTLR
- a CDS encoding HEAT repeat domain-containing protein; the protein is MSDLKTAQEMMAAAVAAKGTEDPEIASVKRVLKLLDKTAKSNRTYGATNPVAMKFSQQLFEELSSHLSTYAKLTFLVTRAELLCKDEVVYQAEKEGGSENLAFKLYADGIRELVLHQDLTQEDLSFFLEALWASQDQENDDDIVTRLWQKNMPALTLVTAEEIAKASGGSDAFLKLNPLTTSDSTLRELLDQERKKHHAQSESSDTQTAAQQKARFQSGLVGYEVTEEELVALAKEIEMESQQDSTTYILDVLTAILASEQSPALLTKLFSLWSHVITALFHAGKWAVLESVLSILHETEAVRPDIAEDHKQQLATLLTGLGKPEHIKAIEAYLNRTPNPDTEGLSTVLLLMGPDAVSLLCSLMANLEHPTHQAIVAETLHTLAQDHPEPLIRGLTDRRPVYVRNLLAIVAKWNNPVFAEAVEKLVRYPDAQVRKEAIRVFGLLTPTGNGARLILCLSDTEDSVRIAALKLLATGRYTAPFPQWTPMLSGDTFLERSLSEKRGLYQAIRATCGDAAIPYWESLFMEWAWTNRKKKEECAVLAAEALGKLATPAAIATLELGKNKGSAAVRQACTMALTQLQKQSKTSTPPPALHEDARE
- a CDS encoding GDSL-type esterase/lipase family protein translates to MHSRSPVHIVCFGDSLTAGFQSPTRENPQGSSTPYGESLQESVGSAGRVSISGICGELTGEMVLRFRKDVLAHEPRFVVILGGTNDLGWNGPTHEIMRNLVKMYEQTLAAGVVPVPVTVPSLRVEDAGNSREGMAWVAEHLARRFELNGLILDYARTKHLTAVDLFAATAEPETNLLAREYSNDGLHLTTAGYRLFADLVYRQVLQPVLSKSS
- the ltaE gene encoding low-specificity L-threonine aldolase yields the protein MIDLRSDTVTQPTDAMRKAMARAEVGDDVYGEDPTVNRLQEMAAALLGKRAALFVPSGTMGNQLAIRAHTQPGQEVIVESKAHIVRYEQGAAGALAGVQLHWVVGDRGIMTAEQVEAAIRPKDPYSIPTGLICIENTHNSGGGTIYSLSTIEKIRAIASKHKIPMHLDGARLFNAVAATTLPASTYAQHFETVSFCLSKGLGAPAGSLLVSSDTQLIERARRFRRMYGGAMRQSGILAAAGIYALEHHVARLKTDHDHAKKLARALQQIPAVRIAPQHVETNIVIFDVPDPRLTPADLVSQLKDHGVLIHAIGGRSFRAVTHLNISAKQIDEATEAFARVLN